From a single Camarhynchus parvulus chromosome 6, STF_HiC, whole genome shotgun sequence genomic region:
- the ARHGAP22 gene encoding rho GTPase-activating protein 22 isoform X4 yields MPANHEAFLLMANSQNEMEDWVKAIRRVIWAPFGGGIANSSHAHKLKHLPQGIFGQRLEDTVQYERRYGQRLAPLLVEQCVDFIRERGLTEEGLFRMPGQANLVKDLQDSFDCGEKPLFDSNTDVHTVASLLKLYLRELPEPVIPFAKYEDFLSCGQLLSKDEGEGTQELVKQVKNLPQANYNLLKYICKFLDEVQAHSSINKMSVQNLATVFGPNILRPKMEDPVTMMEGTSLVQHLMTVLISEQGRIFAVPQADVPGSQLEIKPMRQRSTVEWISEEDGEDSRSQNSAASPTDLPSGNAVALEGTPGPAVKITPPEHSGKSTQPATSPSKRVQTLPPWKYSFRQQGARSVSPKLGSSSLDIPNLSSSGNWLMNGLYSLRGHRRTASGERVKDSCSSQRLSTYDNVPSSSLSLSTHSMASTTWSTSSCEISVMDSVSSCPACRASDSSALSSLKTEWVTQGSLSQSEGKTADLENSMDRFEACSSSSSEQSDPAAASRDSVQCSRALQSLVVELKTELSKQRTEYETSIKRIEETSADLRNQVVRLEEELDQERKKYTMLEIKLRNSERAREDAEKRNYLLQKEMEEFFSTLGCLTVGSQSAKVSK; encoded by the exons GGATCTTCGGGCAGCGCCTGGAGGACACGGTGCAGTACGAGCGGCGCTATGGGCAGCGCCTGGCCCCGCTGCTGGTGGAGCAGTGCGTGGACTTCATCCGCGAGCGAGGCCTCACCGAGGAGGGGCTCTTCCGCATGCCTGGGCAGGCCAACCTCGTCAAAGATCTGCAGGACTCTTTTGACTGTGGAGAGAAACCCCTTTTTGACAG CAACACAGATGTTCACACTGTGGCGTCCCTCCTGAAGCTTTACCTTCgagagctgccagagcctgtCATCCCCTTTGCCAAATACGAAGACTTTCTTTCTTGTGGACAGCTACTCTCAAAAGATGAGGGAGAG GGTACCCAGGAACTGGTTAAACAGGTGAAGAATTTGCCCCAAGCCAACTACAACCTCCTCAAATACATATGCAA GTTCCTTGATGAAGTTCAGGCTCATTCCAGCATTAACAAGATGAGTGTCCAGAACCTGGCTACAGTATTTGGACCAAACATTCTGCGGCCCAAAATGGAGGATCCAGTGACCATGATGGAAG GCACCTCTCTGGTTCAGCACCTGATGACAGTGCTGATCAGTGAGCAGGGGCGGATCTTTGCTGTTCCTCAGGCGGATGTGCCAGGGAGCCAGCTGGAAATCAAACCCATGCGCCAGCGCAGCACTGTCGAGTGGATCTCCGAGGAGGACGGGGAGGACAGCAGGTCACAGAACAGCGCTGCCAGCCCCACTGATTTGCCTTCTGGCAATGCTGTGGCTCTGGAGGGCACTCCAGGACCTGCAGTGAAAATCACTCCTCCAGAGCACAGTGGCAAATCGACCCAgcctgccaccagccccagcaaaAGAGTGCAGACGCTGCCTCCATGGAAATATTCCTTCCGCCAGCAGGGAGCACGGTCTGTGAGCCCAAAGCTGGGCAGCTCATCCTTAGATATCCCCAACCTCTCCTCCAGCGGGAACTGGTTGATGAACGGCCTGTACTCCCTCCGAGGCCATCGCCGGACAGCCTCTGGGGAGCGAGTGAAAGACTCCTGTTCCTCCCAGAGACTCTCCACTTATGACAATGTCCCCTCATCCAGCCTGTccctcagcacacacagcatggccagcaccACCTGGTCCACATCATCCTGTGAGATCTCCGTGATGGACTCGgtgagcagctgcccagcctgccGGGCCAGTGACTCTTCTGCTTTGAGCTCCCTAAAAACCGAGTGGGTAACTCAGGGCTCGCTGTCCCAGAGCGAGGGCAAGACTGCAGATCTGGAGAACAGCATGGACAGGTTTgaagcctgcagcagcagcagcagtgaacaGAGTGACCCGGCTGCAGCTTCCCGAGACTCTGTCCAATGCTCCAGGGCCTTACAGAGCTTGGTGGTGGAGCTAAAGACAGAGCTGAGCAAACAGAGGACTGAGTATGAGACTAGTATCAAAAG AATTGAAGAAACAAGTGCAGACCTGAGGAACCAAGTGGTTAGGTTAGAAGAAGAACTGGACCAAGAACGAAAGAAATACACGATGCTGGAGATAAAGCTGAGGAATTCTGAACGTGCTCGTGAAGatgctgaaaagagaaattacctcctgcagaaggaaatggaagaatttttttcaacatTAGGATGTTTAACTGTTGGGAGTCAAAGTGCTAAAGTCTCCAAGTAG
- the ARHGAP22 gene encoding rho GTPase-activating protein 22 isoform X5, translated as MCLMPEVRTFFLCRSCCLTLPGFCLKLSACHVAECCTRTRGIFGQRLEDTVQYERRYGQRLAPLLVEQCVDFIRERGLTEEGLFRMPGQANLVKDLQDSFDCGEKPLFDSNTDVHTVASLLKLYLRELPEPVIPFAKYEDFLSCGQLLSKDEGEGTQELVKQVKNLPQANYNLLKYICKFLDEVQAHSSINKMSVQNLATVFGPNILRPKMEDPVTMMEGTSLVQHLMTVLISEQGRIFAVPQADVPGSQLEIKPMRQRSTVEWISEEDGEDSRSQNSAASPTDLPSGNAVALEGTPGPAVKITPPEHSGKSTQPATSPSKRVQTLPPWKYSFRQQGARSVSPKLGSSSLDIPNLSSSGNWLMNGLYSLRGHRRTASGERVKDSCSSQRLSTYDNVPSSSLSLSTHSMASTTWSTSSCEISVMDSVSSCPACRASDSSALSSLKTEWVTQGSLSQSEGKTADLENSMDRFEACSSSSSEQSDPAAASRDSVQCSRALQSLVVELKTELSKQRTEYETSIKRIEETSADLRNQVVRLEEELDQERKKYTMLEIKLRNSERAREDAEKRNYLLQKEMEEFFSTLGCLTVGSQSAKVSK; from the exons GGATCTTCGGGCAGCGCCTGGAGGACACGGTGCAGTACGAGCGGCGCTATGGGCAGCGCCTGGCCCCGCTGCTGGTGGAGCAGTGCGTGGACTTCATCCGCGAGCGAGGCCTCACCGAGGAGGGGCTCTTCCGCATGCCTGGGCAGGCCAACCTCGTCAAAGATCTGCAGGACTCTTTTGACTGTGGAGAGAAACCCCTTTTTGACAG CAACACAGATGTTCACACTGTGGCGTCCCTCCTGAAGCTTTACCTTCgagagctgccagagcctgtCATCCCCTTTGCCAAATACGAAGACTTTCTTTCTTGTGGACAGCTACTCTCAAAAGATGAGGGAGAG GGTACCCAGGAACTGGTTAAACAGGTGAAGAATTTGCCCCAAGCCAACTACAACCTCCTCAAATACATATGCAA GTTCCTTGATGAAGTTCAGGCTCATTCCAGCATTAACAAGATGAGTGTCCAGAACCTGGCTACAGTATTTGGACCAAACATTCTGCGGCCCAAAATGGAGGATCCAGTGACCATGATGGAAG GCACCTCTCTGGTTCAGCACCTGATGACAGTGCTGATCAGTGAGCAGGGGCGGATCTTTGCTGTTCCTCAGGCGGATGTGCCAGGGAGCCAGCTGGAAATCAAACCCATGCGCCAGCGCAGCACTGTCGAGTGGATCTCCGAGGAGGACGGGGAGGACAGCAGGTCACAGAACAGCGCTGCCAGCCCCACTGATTTGCCTTCTGGCAATGCTGTGGCTCTGGAGGGCACTCCAGGACCTGCAGTGAAAATCACTCCTCCAGAGCACAGTGGCAAATCGACCCAgcctgccaccagccccagcaaaAGAGTGCAGACGCTGCCTCCATGGAAATATTCCTTCCGCCAGCAGGGAGCACGGTCTGTGAGCCCAAAGCTGGGCAGCTCATCCTTAGATATCCCCAACCTCTCCTCCAGCGGGAACTGGTTGATGAACGGCCTGTACTCCCTCCGAGGCCATCGCCGGACAGCCTCTGGGGAGCGAGTGAAAGACTCCTGTTCCTCCCAGAGACTCTCCACTTATGACAATGTCCCCTCATCCAGCCTGTccctcagcacacacagcatggccagcaccACCTGGTCCACATCATCCTGTGAGATCTCCGTGATGGACTCGgtgagcagctgcccagcctgccGGGCCAGTGACTCTTCTGCTTTGAGCTCCCTAAAAACCGAGTGGGTAACTCAGGGCTCGCTGTCCCAGAGCGAGGGCAAGACTGCAGATCTGGAGAACAGCATGGACAGGTTTgaagcctgcagcagcagcagcagtgaacaGAGTGACCCGGCTGCAGCTTCCCGAGACTCTGTCCAATGCTCCAGGGCCTTACAGAGCTTGGTGGTGGAGCTAAAGACAGAGCTGAGCAAACAGAGGACTGAGTATGAGACTAGTATCAAAAG AATTGAAGAAACAAGTGCAGACCTGAGGAACCAAGTGGTTAGGTTAGAAGAAGAACTGGACCAAGAACGAAAGAAATACACGATGCTGGAGATAAAGCTGAGGAATTCTGAACGTGCTCGTGAAGatgctgaaaagagaaattacctcctgcagaaggaaatggaagaatttttttcaacatTAGGATGTTTAACTGTTGGGAGTCAAAGTGCTAAAGTCTCCAAGTAG